In Antechinus flavipes isolate AdamAnt ecotype Samford, QLD, Australia chromosome 3, AdamAnt_v2, whole genome shotgun sequence, a genomic segment contains:
- the C3H3orf80 gene encoding uncharacterized membrane protein C3orf80 homolog, with the protein MWSPWAAAGFGGPGASSLLPLLLPLLLPPSQGWSCGGLTCGDKERCCDFGNVTYTEVKCCKLPFHTFLDNVGWFVRKLSGLLILLVLFAIGYFLQRIICPSPRRYNRRQPGQPQQQQQQQPPQPLAAAPGGRRPQSDDAPALLHETAATSQDSLLDSSSSSGRWGASSEHELHAVSSPLFLQLPSYEEVKYLPTYEESILLQEQPPPSPKDFVLPVAVLDQPRGGDPSRAPGRHPLI; encoded by the coding sequence ATGTGGTCGCCCTGGGCGGCGGCGGGATTTGGGGGGCCCGGCGCCTCCTcgctgctgccgctgctgctgccgctgctgctgccgccCTCGCAGGGCTGGAGTTGCGGGGGGCTGACCTGCGGGGACAAGGAGCGCTGCTGCGACTTTGGCAATGTCACGTACACGGAGGTCAAGTGCTGCAAGCTGCCCTTTCACACGTTCCTGGACAACGTGGGCTGGTTCGTGAGGAAGCTCTCGGGGCTCCTCATCCTGCTGGTGCTCTTCGCCATCGGCTACTTCCTGCAGAGGATCATCTGCCCGAGCCCCCGCAGGTACAACCGGCGCCAGCCGGGCCagccacagcagcagcagcagcagcagccccccCAGCCGCTGGCGGCCGCTCCCGGAGGCCGGCGGCCGCAGTCGGACGACGCCCCGGCGCTGCTGCACGAGACGGCCGCCACGTCTCAGGACTCGCTGCtggacagcagcagcagcagcggccgCTGGGGCGCCTCGTCCGAGCACGAGCTGCACGCCGTGTCCTCCCCCCTCTTCCTGCAGCTGCCCAGCTACGAGGAGGTCAAATACCTGCCCACGTACGAGGAGTCCATTCTGCTGCAGGAGCAGCCGCCGCCCAGCCCCAAGGACTTCGTCCTGCCGGTGGCCGTGCTCGACCAGCCCCGAGGCGGGGACCCGAGCCGCGCCCCGGGGAGACACCCGCTCATATGA